From one Peromyscus maniculatus bairdii isolate BWxNUB_F1_BW_parent chromosome 17, HU_Pman_BW_mat_3.1, whole genome shotgun sequence genomic stretch:
- the LOC102929072 gene encoding disintegrin and metalloproteinase domain-containing protein 26A-like has translation MFLLLCLWMLLLLSAWSPTAHARYSSPPEVVIPLRVTDPSRLDISPDWLCYSLRFGGERHIITMKPTKYFISRNFLLFTYNDRGDLLVEQPFVQKDCYYHGYVEKEPESMLIINTCFGSLQGIIEINGTVYEIMPKNQTSTFEHLVYKIDSEDSESFSMRCGLTEEEIARQMKIQESKDSTLMQSQYENWWTHHKYVEYYVAVDNQRYVYKNNNVTACMQEMLQVVNGINGYYLQIDVEVVLTTLEVWTQTNHVNVSESIGDVLSKFCAWKRRNVDNRIRNDIAHLFARQRYTGSSGLANVGTVCKNNNCAVNSFMRNSLQDMAFYTAHEMGHNLGMPHDEKYCTCGLKSCIMATSKTNARRFSNCSYEAMYSVITKTNCLYNIPDTLTKANFSVCGNSIVEEGEQCDCGSVESCENDECCSEDCVFKPEAECATGLCCKDCKFMPATTLCRERNNECDLPEWCHGTSAECPEDVYKEDGSSCGGDSYCYNKICPKREEHCQMLFGSGAKSADETCYMKMNRRGDRFGNCGNDSRKYKICDNVDVLCGRIQCQNVEEIPQRRNHETVHWTQFNDVTCWSTDYHFGITTEDVGAVRDGTTCGTNYMCIGKKCIPNPFLLNNCSIQCNNKGVCNNKQHCHCDEEWEPPDCLLSGYGGSIDSGPAPKIDYRSRRRRRQLMLALSILLLVLFFLFLLICLITRKKPVEESEPELMPESEPEIPEKPEPERVRSTKIKEKASTKKREKSEKKKSEKRKSKKDPKKKK, from the coding sequence ATGTTCCTTCTGCTCTGCCTGTGGATGTTGCTCTTACTCTCTGCATGGTCACCAACTGCACATGCTAGGTACAGTAGCCCTCCAGAAGTAGTGATACCCTTGAGGGTCACTGACCCTAGTAGACTTGATATTTCCCCAGACTGGCTCTGCTATAGCCTGCGCTTTGGAGGAGAGAGACATATTATCACCATGAAACCCACAAAATACTTCATATCCAGAAACTTCCTACTGTTCACATACAATGACAGAGGTGATCTCCTTGTAGAACAGCCTTTTGTTCAGAAAGACTGCTACTACCATGGTTATGTAGAAAAAGAACCTGAATCCATGCTCATTATTAACACCTGTTTTGGGAGTTTGCAAGGCATAATAGAGATAAATGGCACAGTTTATGAAATCATGCCCAAGAACCAAACATCCACATTTGAACATCTGGTATACAAAATAGACAGTGAGGACTCAGAATCATTTTCTATGAGATGTGGGTTAACAGAAGAAGAGATAGCACGAcaaatgaagatacaagaaagcAAAGACTCCACACTTATGCAAAGCCAATATGAGAATTGGTGGACCCACCACAAGTATGTTGAATATTATGTGGCAGTAGATAATCAACgatatgtttataaaaataataatgtcacaGCGTGTATGCAGGAAATGTTGCAAGTTGTCAATGGAATAAATGGTTATTATCTTCAGATAGATGTTGAGGTGGTTTTAACTACACTGGAAGTTTGGACTCAAACAAACCATGTCAATGTATCAGAATCTATTGGTGATGTCCTATCCAAATTCTGTGCTTGGAAGAGGAGAAATGTTGACAATCGCATTAGAAATGATATTGCACATCTTTTTGCCAGACAGAGATACACTGGGAGTTCAGGCCTAGCTAATGTAGGAACAGTTTGCAAAAATAATAATTGTGCAGTTAACAGTTTCATGAGAAATTCACTTCAAGACATGGCATTCTATACAGCACATGAGATGGGTCATAATTTGGGTATGCCTCATGATGAGAAATACTGTACTTGTGGGTTAAAAAGCTGCATAATGGCTACATCAAAAACTAATGCCCGTAGGTTCAGCAACTGCAGTTATGAGGCTATGTATTCAGTGATTACCAAAACAAATTGTCTATACAATATTCCAGATACATTAACAAAAGCAAACTTCTCCGTGTGTGGGAATAGTATAGTTGAAGAAGGAGAGCAGTGTGACTGTGGATCCGTTGAATCATGTGAGAATGATGAATGCTGTAGCGAAGACTGTGTGTTCAAACCTGAGGCTGAATGTGCTACTGGGCTTTGTTGCAAAGATTGCAAGTTCATGCCAGCAACTACCTTGTGTAGAGAAAGGAACAATGAATGTGACCTTCCAGAGTGGTGTCATGGAACTTCAGCTGAGTGTCCAGAAGATGTATACAAGGAAGATGGAAGTTCTTGCGGGGGTGATAGTTACTGCTATAATAAGATATGTCCTAAACGCGAAGAACACTGTCAGATGCTTTTTGGCAGCGGTGCCAAAAGTGCAGATGAGACTTGCTACATGAAAATGAACAGAAGGGGTGACCGTTTTGGTAACTGTGGTAACGATAGCCGTAAATACAAAATATGTGATAATGTTGATGTACTCTGTGGACGAATTCAGTGTCAAAATGTGGAAGAGATCCCACAAAGGAGAAACCATGAAACAGTTCATTGGACTCAGTTCAATGATGTTACCTGCTGGAGTACGGACTATCATTTTGGAATTACCACAGAGGACGTCGGAGCAGTGAGAGATGGCACAACTTGTGGTACAAACTATATGTGCATTGGCAAGAAGTGTATCCCTAACCCTTTTTTGCTTAATAACTGTTCAATCCAATGCAATAACAAAGGAGTCTGCAACAATAAACAACACTGCCATTGCGATGAGGAATGGGAGCCACCAGACTGTCTACTAAGTGGCTATGGAGGTAGTATAGACAGTGGACCTGCACCAAAGATAGATTATAGGAGCAGGCGCAGGAGGAGGCAGTTAATGCTAGCTCTTTCaattcttcttttggttttgttttttttatttctcttgatttGTCTAATTACAAGAAAGAAACCAGTCGAAGAATCTGAACCAGAACTAATGCCAGAATCTGAACCTGAAATACCTGAAAAACCTGAACCTGAAAGAGTTCGTAGcactaaaattaaagaaaaggctTCAACTAAGAAACGtgagaaaagtgaaaagaaaaaaagtgagaaacgtaaaagtaaaaaagacccaaaaaagaaaaaataa